One Brassica napus cultivar Da-Ae chromosome A5, Da-Ae, whole genome shotgun sequence DNA window includes the following coding sequences:
- the LOC125608615 gene encoding uncharacterized protein LOC125608615, whose product MDLVITVSGNWIKKNKYVFNADSRGCRVLHLDENSTHEAFAKSVLDDYGLNEMSDHIQLSYIFSNKSLKTMAHDTPPVYVSNTRQLQGFVALKKIEQLRLCVEITENKDDRAREKTKTNFSFSSEVEASEVESRDDNYSGSYDDCSSEKEEKDNEIDCSSIVEGENQNVGGEDETGKEKEEDDEFDSRFDMFDDSDGASSEDDNFSSYGESPLEDEESPTIPPKKIYQNFSMSGSKESEEVLLRLEMSSLNLAVGQRYESKADLERRLKLLTVKDRFDYDVDISTRTLFIVKCWVDGCIWRVRASTKGESPAFYVCIYESNHTCSTTERSNRCRNATPDILGELYKNFLSDVGPAVRPTSVGIAITKQFGLKMEYWKSYRTLKFAREIVKGTPEIARLQIDENGKFMYVFLAFGASVNGFPFMRKVVVVDAFAVVDTENDDSWHWFFTQLKLLIHDDEGLAIISDRHNSIGKAITNVYPLASRGICTYHLYKNILGWYKEKDAFRLVKKAARCFRMSDFTQIFEEIEAINPALHGYLQRADVRLWTRVHFPGERYNLMTTNIAESMNRALSNARGLSIVRILESIRVMMTRWFAERREDARSQRTTLTRGVEKLLHGRVTAARDLAVQRIDDHHTEVKYGSSGESLHVVNLVERKCTCHRFELKKLPCVHAIEAAEYRNVSRISMCSPYYTSNYLVSAYAESVMPVDSAQPVPELVANQRCLPPTVRQPPGRPKKNRMKSTLEVALSNKRPRKEHTCSRCRQSGHNAKTCPM is encoded by the exons ATGGATCTGGTTATTACTGTTTCCGGTAACtggattaagaaaaacaaatatgtattcAACGCTGATAGTAGAGGGTGTAGAGTTCTCCATTTAGATGAGAACTCTACACATGAAGCTTTCGCAAAGTCTGTTCTCGATGATTACGGATTGAATGAAATGAGTGATCATATTCAGCTAAGCTACATATTCTCGAATAAATCATTGAAAACAATGGCGCACGACACTCCACCAGTGTACGTGTCCAATACTCGGCAGTTGCAAGGTTTTGTAGCCCTAAAGAAAATCGAACAACTACGTCTTTGTGTTGAGATTACGGAGAACAAGGACGACAGAGCAAGAGAGAAGACTAAAACAAACTTCAGTTTTAGCTCAGAAGTAGAAGCGTCAGAAGTTGAGTCCAGAGACGATAATTACAGTGGGAGTTACGATGATTGCAGTTCGGAGAAGGAAGAAAAGGACAATGAGATTGATTGCTCTAGTATTGTGGAAGGAGAAAATCAGAACGTAGGCGGAGAAGATGAAACAGgcaaagaaaaggaagaagacgatgaaTTTGATAGCCGATTTGATATGTTCGACGACTCGGACGGTGCGTCATCTGAAGATGATAACTTCAGCTCATACGGTGAGTCTCCTTTAGAAGACGAAGAGTCACCAACGATACCTCCCAAGAAGATATATCAGAACTTCTCGATGAGCGGGTCTAAAGAGAGTGAGGAGGTTCTTCTAAGGTTGGAGATGTCGTCGTTAAATCTTGCGGTAGGGCAACGATACGAGAGTAAAGCCGATTTGGAGAGACGACTGAAACTTCTTACAGTGAAGGATCGATTTGATTATGATGTAGACATATCAACCCGAACATTATTCATTGTTAAGTGTTGGGTTGATGGATGTATCTGGAGGGTTCGTGCTTCTACCAAAGGGGAATCCCCGGCGTTCTATGTTTGTATTTACGAATCGAATCATACATGTTCTACAACTGAGCGTTCTAATCGATGTCGAAATGCAACACCAGATATTTTAGGAGAGTTGTACAAGAACTTTCTCAGCGACGTTGGTCCGGCCGTTCGCCCTACGAGTGTTGGAATAGCTATCACTAAGCAGTTTGGTTTAAAG ATGGAATATTGGAAATCTTACCGGACGCTGAAATTTGCAAGGGAAATCGTTAAGGGAACACCTGAGA TTGCGCGTCTTCAAATCGATGAGAATGGAAAATTCATGTATGTGTTTCTTGCGTTTGGTGCGAGCGTAAATGGGTTTCCTTTCATGCGCAAAGTTGTGGTTGTCGACG CCTTCGCAGTGGTTGACACTGAAAATGATGATTCCTGGCATTGGTTTTTTACGCAACTAAAACTTTTGATTCATGACGACGAGGGTCTTGCGATAATCTCGGATAGGCATAACTCGATTGGGAAAGCAATTACAAATGTGTATCCGCTTGCTTCTCGTGGAATTTGCACGTACCATCTATATAAGAATATACTAGGATGGTACAAAGAAAAAGATGCAtttcgtctggtgaagaaagcgGCGAGATGTTTTAGGATGTCTGACTTTACTCAGATTTTCGAGGAGATTGAAGCGATTAATCCAGCACTCCACGGCTACCTCCAAAGGGCTGATGTCCGACTGTGGACGCGTGTTCATTTCCCGGGCGAGaggtacaatttgatgactacgaACATAGCGGAATCAATGAACAGAGCATTGTCGAATGCTAGAGGTCTTAGCATTGTTCGGATATTAGAATCGATACGGGTTATGATGACCAGATGGTTTGCTGAACGAAGAGAGGATGCCAGATCGCAGCGAACCACGCTTACTCGTGGTGTGGAGAAACTACTACAT ggTCGTGTAACTGCCGCCAGAGATTTGGCGGTACAGAGGATTGATGATCATCACACTGAAGTTAAATATGGATCTTCCGGCGAGTCTTTGCATGTTGTTAATTTGGTAGAGCGAAAGTGCACATGTCACCGTTTCGAACTCAAGAAATTACCATGTGTACACGCAATCGAAGCGGCGGAGTACAGGAATGTTTCTCGTATATCCATGTGCAGTCCTTACTATACCAGCAATTATTTGGTTAGCGCATACGCTGAATCAGTCATGCCGGTTGATTCAGCGCAACCTGTTCCAGAACTCGTGGCTAACCAACGCTGCTTGCCCCCGACTGTACGTCAACCACCAGGCAGACCGAAGAAAAATAGGATGAAATCTACTTTAGAAGTTGCACTATCAAACAAACGTCCTAGGAAAGAGCACACATGTTCTCGATGTAGACAGAGTGGTCATAATGCGAAAACTTGTCCGATGTAA
- the LOC106447795 gene encoding uncharacterized protein LOC106447795: protein MKSYPWGRTAYEVLIDSIKTLAPDRGSYTLSGLKDALLIWAYESIVCFGECFGRVVNNEDVPLLRWGGKRTRANFENLLSAEIKQHSQVRVRRMVSKESIEELFPEWSCQPDDPQLVNLITDIHAGRFVKGFWEVHGNAEGKDNEKKKKAEPPTKKQNKVKTNEGKAAATGKGSSEEEGNKDSGNNASLMAIASTLDKLSRKFDLMDARFKKPLVDQKSIDDMVKVAVEERLKVMGIGKNPQNKDNLSNVAADQQPEPLSSPQPNTQQKSVCSPLLAETPGKDMGPRNNLSNELDKERGMKKTLAKEFGTHAEDEGANVLDFLYVSPAKATKAEDLRRRSTRNRTIKDEDAEDKKKAVQAEAVLKRKEKAAAKRKAAASMKQKQAELTNQEHAELMNEELAELKNQEADNEKRKNITTPRANVKRCKVEDSVEDSEFAVMTDEVLAVENEILPESPMESQELIRSAIVKEYREKTVKLSPQGFALSEVLQDQFFCTLETMERHA from the exons ATGAAGTCGTATCCATGGGGTCGGACTGCATACGAAGTTCTCATTGACTCTATTAAAACGTTGGCTCCAGACAGGGGGTCATACACATTAAGCGGCCTAAAGGATGCGTTATTGATTTGGGCGTATGAATCCATCGTCTGCTTTGGCGAGTGTTTTGGGAGAGTGGTGAATAATGAAGACGTTCCACTTTTACGATGGGGTGGAAAGCGTACTCGTGCAAATTTCGAAAACTTGTTGTCTGCCGAGATAAAACAACATAGCCAG GTGCGTGTTAGGAGAATGGTTTCGAAGGAGTCAATCGAAGAGTTGTTTCCTGAATGGTCGTGTCAACCTGACGACCCACAACTCGTTAACTTGATAACAGACATACATGCAGGTAGATTTGTAAAAGGTTTTTGGGAAGTGCATGGAAATGCGGAGGGGAAGGataacgagaagaagaagaaagctgagCCACCCACTAAAAAGCAGAATAAAGTTAAGACCAATGAGGGTAAAGCTGCTGCAACGGGAAAGGGTTCAAGCGAAGAAGAAGGTAATAAAGATTCGGGGAACAACGCGAGTCTGATGGCCATTGCGAGTACTCTGGATAAACTTTCCAGAAAATTTGATCTGATGGACGCGCGATTTAAAAAACCATTGGTGGACCAGAAGTCGATAGATGACATGGTGAAAGTTGCAGTGGAGGAGCGTCTGAAAGTTATGGGGATAGGAAAAAATCCCCAAAACAAAGATAACCTCTCAAACGTCGCCGCCGACCAACAACCTGAACCGTTGTCATCACCGCAGCCTAATACCCAGCAGAAGTCTGTCTGTAGTCCACTGTTAGCTGAAACCCCTGGAAAGGATATGGGACCTAGAAACAATTTGTCCAACGAGCTTGATAAGGAGAGAGGGATGAAAAAAACTTTGGCTAAGGAGTTTGGAACACATGCTGAAGATGAGGGTGCTAATGTTCTTGATTTCCTATATGTTTCTCCTGCAAAGGCAACTAAGGCTGAAGACTTACGTCGCCGCTCCACGCGCAACCGTACTATAAAGGATGAGGATGCagaagataagaaaaaagctGTGCAAGCAGAGGCTGTgttgaagaggaaggagaaagCTGCCGCTAAGAGAAAAGCGGCTGCCTCAATGAAGCAAAAACAGGCTGAGTTAACGAATCAAGAACATGCTGAGTTAATGAATGAAGAACTGGCTGAGTTAAAGAATCAAGAAGCCGATAATGAGAAGAGAAAGAATATAACTACACCGCGTGCCAATGTAAAAAGATGCAAGGTTGAAGATTCTGTAGAGGACAGTGAATTTGCTGTAATGACCGACGAAGTTCTTGCGGTGGAGAATGAAATCTTGCCGGAGTCGCCTATGGAGAGTCAGGAATTGATTAGATCTGCTATAGTAAAGGAATATCGGGAGAAAACGGTTAAATTATCTCCACAAGGGTTTGCATTGTCTGAAGTTCTTCAAGACCAGTTTTTCTGTACATTGGAGACAATGGAACGACATGCATGA